A genomic stretch from Falco cherrug isolate bFalChe1 chromosome 1, bFalChe1.pri, whole genome shotgun sequence includes:
- the LLGL2 gene encoding LLGL scribble cell polarity complex component 2 isoform X2, with the protein MAKIFVAKITTARKMRRFLRPGHDPVRERLKRDLFQFNKTVEHGFPHQPSALGYSPFLHLMAIGTRSGAIKLYGAPGVEFMGLHEENNTVMQIHFIPDQCQLVTLLDDNSLHLWSLKQHSGVSELREEHRFTLKGPPGSPPSATQITAVLPHSSREVLYLGTESGNIFVVELPPFRVLEDRTITSEAVLQRVPEDYCNRRSCELVEALREHPKNPDQILIGYSRGLIVLWDLQSNKVTHHFLGSQQLENLYWQRDGSKFISCHYDGSYTQWPLSSDNRQHEPLENIVPYGPFPCKAISKIYWQTTKNGIPYIIFQGGMPRASYGDRHSISVVHGSQQTAFDFTSRVIDFFIIFSSEPTAEFDDPSAMVVLAEEELVVIDLKTAGWPAVHPPYLASLHCSAITCSHHVSNIPLKLWERIISAGSKQNIHYSNMPWPIDGGTNIAPDPPQRDLLLTGHEDGTVRFWDASGVCLHLLYKLSTVRVFLTDADPNDNMNTLGEDEWPPLRKVGTFDPYSDDPRLGIQKIYLCKYSGYLAVAGTAGQILVMELNDEDAEHVVDHAEADLLQDQEGYRWKGHEKLKTRDGPVRFEAGFQPFVLVQCQPPAVVTSLALHSEWKLVAFGTSHGFGLFDHQQKRLVFVKCTLHPSDQLALEGPLSRVKSLKKSLRQSFRRIRRSRVSSRKRRGGSGNASDVQEANAKFDQDTLQEMELAPVQRKIEARSAEDSFTGFVRTLYFADTFLRDSSRHCPSLWAGTNGGTVYAFCLRVPPAERRMDEPVRAEQAKEIQLMHRAPVVGILVLDGRSIPLPEPLEVAHDLSKSPDMQGSHQLLVVSEEQFKVFTLPKVSSKLKLKLTALEGCRVRKVTVANFGSCKTDDYSENDLAVLTNLGDIQIISLPFLKLQIRYPCIRKEDVSGIASCVFTKYGQGFYLISPSEFERFSLSTKWLVEPRCIVDMPEVTSNNHVHKKSGMENATRKSRGPERSLGDYGEDERKSGRLMEHALLNDEKVLKEIQSTLEGGRGSYAERNSARSPLGHGLSNGGD; encoded by the exons ATGGCCAA gaTTTTTGTTGCCAAGATAACTACGGCAAGGAAGATGAGAAGGTTCTTAAGACCCGGACATGATCCAGTGAGAGAGAGGCTTAAACGTGACCTTTTCCAGTTTAACAAG ACTGTTGAACATGGATTTCCCCATCAACCCAGTGCACTGGGCTATAGCCCATTTCTCCACCTTATGGCCATTGGAACGCGATCAGGAGCCATTAAACT ATATGGTGCTCCTGGGGTGGAGTTCATGGGtttacatgaagaaaacaatACTGTAATGCAGATTCACTTTATACCTGATCAG TGCCAGCTGGTGACATTGCTAGATGATAACAGTTTGCACCTTTGGAGCCTGAAGCAGCACAGTGGAGTATCTGAGCTGCGGGAGGAGCACCGCTTCACGTTGAAAGGGCCACCTGG GTCTCCACCAAGTGCCACGCAGATAACAGCTGTCCTTCCCCATTCCTCACGGGAAGTCCTGTATCTTGGCACGGAGAGTGGCAACATCTTTGTAGTGGAGCTTCCACCCTTCAGAGTGCTAGAGGACAGGACCATAACCTctgaggctgtgctgcagcg AGTACCGGAAGATTACTGTAACAGACGATCATGTGAATTGGTGGAAGCCCTTCGGGAACATCCCAAGAACCCTGACCAGATCCTGATTGGATACAGCAGGGGCTTGATTGTCCTCTGGGACCTGCAGAGTAACAAAGTGACACACCATTTCCTGGGCAGCCAG CAACTGGAGAACCTCTACTGGCAAAGGGATGGCAGTAAATTCATTAGTTGTCACTATGATGGAAGTTACACCCAGTGGCCACTATCCAGTGACAACAGGCAGCATGAGCCTCTGGAAAACATTGTGCCTTATG GTCCATTTCCTTGCAAGGCCATCTCCAAGATCTACTGGCAGACAACAAAAAATGG GATTCCTTACATTATATTCCAAGGAGGGATGCCCCGAGCTAGCTATGGTGACCGGCACAGTATTTCTGTTGTCCATGGCAGTCAGCAAACAGCCTTTGATTTCACATCACGGGTGATAGACTTCTTTATAATCTTCAGTTCAGAGCCTACTGCAG AGTTTGATGACCCTTCTGCTATGGTGGTGCTGGCAGAAGAAGAGCTGGTAGTTATAGATTTGAAAACTGCAGGCTGGCCAGCAGTCCATCCTCCATACCTGGCTTCTCTCCATTGCTCAGCCATCACCTGCTCACACCATGTCTCCAACATCCCTCTGAAACTGTGGGAGAGGATTATCAGTGCTGGGAGCAAGCAGAACATTCACTACTCAAATATG CCATGGCCGATTGATGGTGGCACCAACATAGCTCCAGATCCTCCACAGAGGGACTTGCTTCTAACAGG GCATGAAGATGGTACTGTGCGGTTTTGGGATGCATCTGGTGTCTGCTTACATCTTCTCTATAAGCTAAGCACAGTGAGAGTATTTCTCACAGATGCCGATCCCAATGACAATATGAACACCCTGGGTGAGGATGAATGGCCTCCACTTCGCAAA GTTGGTACCTTCGACCCTTACAGTGATGATCCTAGACTTGGGATCCAGAAGATCTACCTGTGTAAATACAGTGGATACTTGGCTGTAGCTGGTACAGCAGGACAG atacTAGTGATGGAACTGAATGACGAAGATGCAGAACATGTTGTGGACCATGCTGAAGCAGATCTCCTGCAGGACCAAGAGGGCTATCGATGGAAAGGTcatgagaaattaaaaactcGAGATGGACCTGTTCGATTTGAAGCTGGTTTTCAACCATTTGTCCTTGTCCAATGTCAACCACCAGCTGTAGTCACCTCATTGGCCCTTCACTCTGAATGGAAACTTGTGGCCTTTGGTACCAGTCATGGTTTTGGGCTTTTTGACCACCAGCAGAAACGACTGGTCTTTGTCAA GTGTACGCTGCATCCTAGTGATCAATTGGCCTTAGAAGGCCCACTGTCTCGGGTGAAATCCTTGAAGAAGTCCCTCCGTCAATCGTTCAGACGGATTAGAAGAAGCCGGGTATCTAGTAGGAAGCGACGAGGAGGGAGTGGAAATGCCTCAGAC GTGCAAGAAGCAAACGCCAAATTTGACCAAGACACATTGCAGGAAATGGAACTGGCTCCAGTCCAGCGGAAGATTGAAGCCCGGTCTGCAGAAGACTCCTTCACTGGCTTTGTGCGAACCTTATATTTTGCTGATACCTTCTTGAGAGACA GCTCCCGCCACTGCCCATCCTTGTGGGCAGGCACCAATGGAGGTACAGTCTACGCCTTCTGTTTACGTGTTCCTCCAGCAGAGAGGAGGATGGATGAACCTgtcagggcagagcagg CCAAAGAGATTCAGCTGATGCACAGGGCTCCTGTTGTGGGTATACTTGTCTTGGACGGACGCAGCATTCCCCTCCCAGAACCTCTAGAAGTAGCACATGACCTTTCTAAGAGTCCTGATATGCAAGGCAGCCATCAACTGTTGGTAGTGTCTGAAGAGCAATTTAAG GTGTTCACATTACCCAAAGTTAGCTCCAAACTGAAGCTCAAGCTGACGGCCCTGGAAGGCTGTAGGGTACGAAAGGTGACGGTTGCAAACTTTGGCAGCTGCAAGACTGACGATTACAGTGAAAATGACCTGGCTGTCCTAACTAATCTAGGAGACATTCAGATCATCTCACTGCCCTTCCTCAAGTTACAGATCCGCTACCCTTGCATCCGCAAAGAGGATGTGAGCGGCATTGCATCCTGCGTCTTCACTAAATATGGCCAAG GTTTCTATCTGATCTCTCCATCGGAGTTTGAGAGGTTTTCGCTTTCTACCAAATGGTTAGTGGAGCCCCGGTGCATTGTGGACATGCCGGAAGTTACAAGCAACAACCATGTGCACAAGAAATCTGGCATGGAGAATGCAACAAGAAAATCCAG gGGACCAGAAAGGAGTTTGGGTGACTATGGAGAAGATG aaaggaagTCTGGGAGGCTGATGGAACATGCCTTACTCAATGACGAAA AAGTCCTGAAGGAGATCCAGAGTACTctggagggaggcagagg GAGCTATGCAGAAAGAAATTCGGCAAGAAGTCCATTAGGACACGGACTAAGTAATGGAGGAG ATTGA
- the LLGL2 gene encoding LLGL scribble cell polarity complex component 2 isoform X1: MAKIFVAKITTARKMRRFLRPGHDPVRERLKRDLFQFNKTVEHGFPHQPSALGYSPFLHLMAIGTRSGAIKLYGAPGVEFMGLHEENNTVMQIHFIPDQCQLVTLLDDNSLHLWSLKQHSGVSELREEHRFTLKGPPGSPPSATQITAVLPHSSREVLYLGTESGNIFVVELPPFRVLEDRTITSEAVLQRVPEDYCNRRSCELVEALREHPKNPDQILIGYSRGLIVLWDLQSNKVTHHFLGSQQLENLYWQRDGSKFISCHYDGSYTQWPLSSDNRQHEPLENIVPYGPFPCKAISKIYWQTTKNGIPYIIFQGGMPRASYGDRHSISVVHGSQQTAFDFTSRVIDFFIIFSSEPTAEFDDPSAMVVLAEEELVVIDLKTAGWPAVHPPYLASLHCSAITCSHHVSNIPLKLWERIISAGSKQNIHYSNMPWPIDGGTNIAPDPPQRDLLLTGHEDGTVRFWDASGVCLHLLYKLSTVRVFLTDADPNDNMNTLGEDEWPPLRKVGTFDPYSDDPRLGIQKIYLCKYSGYLAVAGTAGQILVMELNDEDAEHVVDHAEADLLQDQEGYRWKGHEKLKTRDGPVRFEAGFQPFVLVQCQPPAVVTSLALHSEWKLVAFGTSHGFGLFDHQQKRLVFVKCTLHPSDQLALEGPLSRVKSLKKSLRQSFRRIRRSRVSSRKRRGGSGNASDVQEANAKFDQDTLQEMELAPVQRKIEARSAEDSFTGFVRTLYFADTFLRDSSRHCPSLWAGTNGGTVYAFCLRVPPAERRMDEPVRAEQAKEIQLMHRAPVVGILVLDGRSIPLPEPLEVAHDLSKSPDMQGSHQLLVVSEEQFKVFTLPKVSSKLKLKLTALEGCRVRKVTVANFGSCKTDDYSENDLAVLTNLGDIQIISLPFLKLQIRYPCIRKEDVSGIASCVFTKYGQGFYLISPSEFERFSLSTKWLVEPRCIVDMPEVTSNNHVHKKSGMENATRKSRGPERSLGDYGEDERKSGRLMEHALLNDEKVLKEIQSTLEGGRGSYAERNSARSPLGHGLSNGGAD, encoded by the exons ATGGCCAA gaTTTTTGTTGCCAAGATAACTACGGCAAGGAAGATGAGAAGGTTCTTAAGACCCGGACATGATCCAGTGAGAGAGAGGCTTAAACGTGACCTTTTCCAGTTTAACAAG ACTGTTGAACATGGATTTCCCCATCAACCCAGTGCACTGGGCTATAGCCCATTTCTCCACCTTATGGCCATTGGAACGCGATCAGGAGCCATTAAACT ATATGGTGCTCCTGGGGTGGAGTTCATGGGtttacatgaagaaaacaatACTGTAATGCAGATTCACTTTATACCTGATCAG TGCCAGCTGGTGACATTGCTAGATGATAACAGTTTGCACCTTTGGAGCCTGAAGCAGCACAGTGGAGTATCTGAGCTGCGGGAGGAGCACCGCTTCACGTTGAAAGGGCCACCTGG GTCTCCACCAAGTGCCACGCAGATAACAGCTGTCCTTCCCCATTCCTCACGGGAAGTCCTGTATCTTGGCACGGAGAGTGGCAACATCTTTGTAGTGGAGCTTCCACCCTTCAGAGTGCTAGAGGACAGGACCATAACCTctgaggctgtgctgcagcg AGTACCGGAAGATTACTGTAACAGACGATCATGTGAATTGGTGGAAGCCCTTCGGGAACATCCCAAGAACCCTGACCAGATCCTGATTGGATACAGCAGGGGCTTGATTGTCCTCTGGGACCTGCAGAGTAACAAAGTGACACACCATTTCCTGGGCAGCCAG CAACTGGAGAACCTCTACTGGCAAAGGGATGGCAGTAAATTCATTAGTTGTCACTATGATGGAAGTTACACCCAGTGGCCACTATCCAGTGACAACAGGCAGCATGAGCCTCTGGAAAACATTGTGCCTTATG GTCCATTTCCTTGCAAGGCCATCTCCAAGATCTACTGGCAGACAACAAAAAATGG GATTCCTTACATTATATTCCAAGGAGGGATGCCCCGAGCTAGCTATGGTGACCGGCACAGTATTTCTGTTGTCCATGGCAGTCAGCAAACAGCCTTTGATTTCACATCACGGGTGATAGACTTCTTTATAATCTTCAGTTCAGAGCCTACTGCAG AGTTTGATGACCCTTCTGCTATGGTGGTGCTGGCAGAAGAAGAGCTGGTAGTTATAGATTTGAAAACTGCAGGCTGGCCAGCAGTCCATCCTCCATACCTGGCTTCTCTCCATTGCTCAGCCATCACCTGCTCACACCATGTCTCCAACATCCCTCTGAAACTGTGGGAGAGGATTATCAGTGCTGGGAGCAAGCAGAACATTCACTACTCAAATATG CCATGGCCGATTGATGGTGGCACCAACATAGCTCCAGATCCTCCACAGAGGGACTTGCTTCTAACAGG GCATGAAGATGGTACTGTGCGGTTTTGGGATGCATCTGGTGTCTGCTTACATCTTCTCTATAAGCTAAGCACAGTGAGAGTATTTCTCACAGATGCCGATCCCAATGACAATATGAACACCCTGGGTGAGGATGAATGGCCTCCACTTCGCAAA GTTGGTACCTTCGACCCTTACAGTGATGATCCTAGACTTGGGATCCAGAAGATCTACCTGTGTAAATACAGTGGATACTTGGCTGTAGCTGGTACAGCAGGACAG atacTAGTGATGGAACTGAATGACGAAGATGCAGAACATGTTGTGGACCATGCTGAAGCAGATCTCCTGCAGGACCAAGAGGGCTATCGATGGAAAGGTcatgagaaattaaaaactcGAGATGGACCTGTTCGATTTGAAGCTGGTTTTCAACCATTTGTCCTTGTCCAATGTCAACCACCAGCTGTAGTCACCTCATTGGCCCTTCACTCTGAATGGAAACTTGTGGCCTTTGGTACCAGTCATGGTTTTGGGCTTTTTGACCACCAGCAGAAACGACTGGTCTTTGTCAA GTGTACGCTGCATCCTAGTGATCAATTGGCCTTAGAAGGCCCACTGTCTCGGGTGAAATCCTTGAAGAAGTCCCTCCGTCAATCGTTCAGACGGATTAGAAGAAGCCGGGTATCTAGTAGGAAGCGACGAGGAGGGAGTGGAAATGCCTCAGAC GTGCAAGAAGCAAACGCCAAATTTGACCAAGACACATTGCAGGAAATGGAACTGGCTCCAGTCCAGCGGAAGATTGAAGCCCGGTCTGCAGAAGACTCCTTCACTGGCTTTGTGCGAACCTTATATTTTGCTGATACCTTCTTGAGAGACA GCTCCCGCCACTGCCCATCCTTGTGGGCAGGCACCAATGGAGGTACAGTCTACGCCTTCTGTTTACGTGTTCCTCCAGCAGAGAGGAGGATGGATGAACCTgtcagggcagagcagg CCAAAGAGATTCAGCTGATGCACAGGGCTCCTGTTGTGGGTATACTTGTCTTGGACGGACGCAGCATTCCCCTCCCAGAACCTCTAGAAGTAGCACATGACCTTTCTAAGAGTCCTGATATGCAAGGCAGCCATCAACTGTTGGTAGTGTCTGAAGAGCAATTTAAG GTGTTCACATTACCCAAAGTTAGCTCCAAACTGAAGCTCAAGCTGACGGCCCTGGAAGGCTGTAGGGTACGAAAGGTGACGGTTGCAAACTTTGGCAGCTGCAAGACTGACGATTACAGTGAAAATGACCTGGCTGTCCTAACTAATCTAGGAGACATTCAGATCATCTCACTGCCCTTCCTCAAGTTACAGATCCGCTACCCTTGCATCCGCAAAGAGGATGTGAGCGGCATTGCATCCTGCGTCTTCACTAAATATGGCCAAG GTTTCTATCTGATCTCTCCATCGGAGTTTGAGAGGTTTTCGCTTTCTACCAAATGGTTAGTGGAGCCCCGGTGCATTGTGGACATGCCGGAAGTTACAAGCAACAACCATGTGCACAAGAAATCTGGCATGGAGAATGCAACAAGAAAATCCAG gGGACCAGAAAGGAGTTTGGGTGACTATGGAGAAGATG aaaggaagTCTGGGAGGCTGATGGAACATGCCTTACTCAATGACGAAA AAGTCCTGAAGGAGATCCAGAGTACTctggagggaggcagagg GAGCTATGCAGAAAGAAATTCGGCAAGAAGTCCATTAGGACACGGACTAAGTAATGGAGGAG CAGATTGA
- the LLGL2 gene encoding LLGL scribble cell polarity complex component 2 isoform X4, which produces MRRFLRPGHDPVRERLKRDLFQFNKTVEHGFPHQPSALGYSPFLHLMAIGTRSGAIKLYGAPGVEFMGLHEENNTVMQIHFIPDQCQLVTLLDDNSLHLWSLKQHSGVSELREEHRFTLKGPPGSPPSATQITAVLPHSSREVLYLGTESGNIFVVELPPFRVLEDRTITSEAVLQRVPEDYCNRRSCELVEALREHPKNPDQILIGYSRGLIVLWDLQSNKVTHHFLGSQQLENLYWQRDGSKFISCHYDGSYTQWPLSSDNRQHEPLENIVPYGPFPCKAISKIYWQTTKNGIPYIIFQGGMPRASYGDRHSISVVHGSQQTAFDFTSRVIDFFIIFSSEPTAEFDDPSAMVVLAEEELVVIDLKTAGWPAVHPPYLASLHCSAITCSHHVSNIPLKLWERIISAGSKQNIHYSNMPWPIDGGTNIAPDPPQRDLLLTGHEDGTVRFWDASGVCLHLLYKLSTVRVFLTDADPNDNMNTLGEDEWPPLRKVGTFDPYSDDPRLGIQKIYLCKYSGYLAVAGTAGQILVMELNDEDAEHVVDHAEADLLQDQEGYRWKGHEKLKTRDGPVRFEAGFQPFVLVQCQPPAVVTSLALHSEWKLVAFGTSHGFGLFDHQQKRLVFVKCTLHPSDQLALEGPLSRVKSLKKSLRQSFRRIRRSRVSSRKRRGGSGNASDVQEANAKFDQDTLQEMELAPVQRKIEARSAEDSFTGFVRTLYFADTFLRDSSRHCPSLWAGTNGGTVYAFCLRVPPAERRMDEPVRAEQAKEIQLMHRAPVVGILVLDGRSIPLPEPLEVAHDLSKSPDMQGSHQLLVVSEEQFKVFTLPKVSSKLKLKLTALEGCRVRKVTVANFGSCKTDDYSENDLAVLTNLGDIQIISLPFLKLQIRYPCIRKEDVSGIASCVFTKYGQGFYLISPSEFERFSLSTKWLVEPRCIVDMPEVTSNNHVHKKSGMENATRKSRGPERSLGDYGEDERKSGRLMEHALLNDEKVLKEIQSTLEGGRGSYAERNSARSPLGHGLSNGGAD; this is translated from the exons ATGAGAAGGTTCTTAAGACCCGGACATGATCCAGTGAGAGAGAGGCTTAAACGTGACCTTTTCCAGTTTAACAAG ACTGTTGAACATGGATTTCCCCATCAACCCAGTGCACTGGGCTATAGCCCATTTCTCCACCTTATGGCCATTGGAACGCGATCAGGAGCCATTAAACT ATATGGTGCTCCTGGGGTGGAGTTCATGGGtttacatgaagaaaacaatACTGTAATGCAGATTCACTTTATACCTGATCAG TGCCAGCTGGTGACATTGCTAGATGATAACAGTTTGCACCTTTGGAGCCTGAAGCAGCACAGTGGAGTATCTGAGCTGCGGGAGGAGCACCGCTTCACGTTGAAAGGGCCACCTGG GTCTCCACCAAGTGCCACGCAGATAACAGCTGTCCTTCCCCATTCCTCACGGGAAGTCCTGTATCTTGGCACGGAGAGTGGCAACATCTTTGTAGTGGAGCTTCCACCCTTCAGAGTGCTAGAGGACAGGACCATAACCTctgaggctgtgctgcagcg AGTACCGGAAGATTACTGTAACAGACGATCATGTGAATTGGTGGAAGCCCTTCGGGAACATCCCAAGAACCCTGACCAGATCCTGATTGGATACAGCAGGGGCTTGATTGTCCTCTGGGACCTGCAGAGTAACAAAGTGACACACCATTTCCTGGGCAGCCAG CAACTGGAGAACCTCTACTGGCAAAGGGATGGCAGTAAATTCATTAGTTGTCACTATGATGGAAGTTACACCCAGTGGCCACTATCCAGTGACAACAGGCAGCATGAGCCTCTGGAAAACATTGTGCCTTATG GTCCATTTCCTTGCAAGGCCATCTCCAAGATCTACTGGCAGACAACAAAAAATGG GATTCCTTACATTATATTCCAAGGAGGGATGCCCCGAGCTAGCTATGGTGACCGGCACAGTATTTCTGTTGTCCATGGCAGTCAGCAAACAGCCTTTGATTTCACATCACGGGTGATAGACTTCTTTATAATCTTCAGTTCAGAGCCTACTGCAG AGTTTGATGACCCTTCTGCTATGGTGGTGCTGGCAGAAGAAGAGCTGGTAGTTATAGATTTGAAAACTGCAGGCTGGCCAGCAGTCCATCCTCCATACCTGGCTTCTCTCCATTGCTCAGCCATCACCTGCTCACACCATGTCTCCAACATCCCTCTGAAACTGTGGGAGAGGATTATCAGTGCTGGGAGCAAGCAGAACATTCACTACTCAAATATG CCATGGCCGATTGATGGTGGCACCAACATAGCTCCAGATCCTCCACAGAGGGACTTGCTTCTAACAGG GCATGAAGATGGTACTGTGCGGTTTTGGGATGCATCTGGTGTCTGCTTACATCTTCTCTATAAGCTAAGCACAGTGAGAGTATTTCTCACAGATGCCGATCCCAATGACAATATGAACACCCTGGGTGAGGATGAATGGCCTCCACTTCGCAAA GTTGGTACCTTCGACCCTTACAGTGATGATCCTAGACTTGGGATCCAGAAGATCTACCTGTGTAAATACAGTGGATACTTGGCTGTAGCTGGTACAGCAGGACAG atacTAGTGATGGAACTGAATGACGAAGATGCAGAACATGTTGTGGACCATGCTGAAGCAGATCTCCTGCAGGACCAAGAGGGCTATCGATGGAAAGGTcatgagaaattaaaaactcGAGATGGACCTGTTCGATTTGAAGCTGGTTTTCAACCATTTGTCCTTGTCCAATGTCAACCACCAGCTGTAGTCACCTCATTGGCCCTTCACTCTGAATGGAAACTTGTGGCCTTTGGTACCAGTCATGGTTTTGGGCTTTTTGACCACCAGCAGAAACGACTGGTCTTTGTCAA GTGTACGCTGCATCCTAGTGATCAATTGGCCTTAGAAGGCCCACTGTCTCGGGTGAAATCCTTGAAGAAGTCCCTCCGTCAATCGTTCAGACGGATTAGAAGAAGCCGGGTATCTAGTAGGAAGCGACGAGGAGGGAGTGGAAATGCCTCAGAC GTGCAAGAAGCAAACGCCAAATTTGACCAAGACACATTGCAGGAAATGGAACTGGCTCCAGTCCAGCGGAAGATTGAAGCCCGGTCTGCAGAAGACTCCTTCACTGGCTTTGTGCGAACCTTATATTTTGCTGATACCTTCTTGAGAGACA GCTCCCGCCACTGCCCATCCTTGTGGGCAGGCACCAATGGAGGTACAGTCTACGCCTTCTGTTTACGTGTTCCTCCAGCAGAGAGGAGGATGGATGAACCTgtcagggcagagcagg CCAAAGAGATTCAGCTGATGCACAGGGCTCCTGTTGTGGGTATACTTGTCTTGGACGGACGCAGCATTCCCCTCCCAGAACCTCTAGAAGTAGCACATGACCTTTCTAAGAGTCCTGATATGCAAGGCAGCCATCAACTGTTGGTAGTGTCTGAAGAGCAATTTAAG GTGTTCACATTACCCAAAGTTAGCTCCAAACTGAAGCTCAAGCTGACGGCCCTGGAAGGCTGTAGGGTACGAAAGGTGACGGTTGCAAACTTTGGCAGCTGCAAGACTGACGATTACAGTGAAAATGACCTGGCTGTCCTAACTAATCTAGGAGACATTCAGATCATCTCACTGCCCTTCCTCAAGTTACAGATCCGCTACCCTTGCATCCGCAAAGAGGATGTGAGCGGCATTGCATCCTGCGTCTTCACTAAATATGGCCAAG GTTTCTATCTGATCTCTCCATCGGAGTTTGAGAGGTTTTCGCTTTCTACCAAATGGTTAGTGGAGCCCCGGTGCATTGTGGACATGCCGGAAGTTACAAGCAACAACCATGTGCACAAGAAATCTGGCATGGAGAATGCAACAAGAAAATCCAG gGGACCAGAAAGGAGTTTGGGTGACTATGGAGAAGATG aaaggaagTCTGGGAGGCTGATGGAACATGCCTTACTCAATGACGAAA AAGTCCTGAAGGAGATCCAGAGTACTctggagggaggcagagg GAGCTATGCAGAAAGAAATTCGGCAAGAAGTCCATTAGGACACGGACTAAGTAATGGAGGAG CAGATTGA